From Brachionichthys hirsutus isolate HB-005 chromosome 16, CSIRO-AGI_Bhir_v1, whole genome shotgun sequence, a single genomic window includes:
- the LOC137905589 gene encoding SEC14-like protein 1 — protein MVQEYQSPVRVYTHPFELIMAAYMRRFPKCPLIPVFVGSEVISETQSKDGSTLVTERRCMIDIDAPRLLKRIAGVDYLYFIQKNTLNRRDRTLHIEVRNETFSSRVIVCECCNYTVHPENEDWTCFEQIASLDIKSFFGFESTAEKLAMKQYASSIKKGKEIIDYYLRELEEEGVTRMPRWTPPVTSDTSKLKLMPPTAPRASPGKAAKNRPSSKDSPTELPVGSPDDKLDADYIRRYLGDLTPLQESCLIRLRHWLQENQKGKIPKDQHALRFLRARDFNLDKAREFLCQSLTWRKQHQVDFLLDTWERPQLLQDYYTGGWHHHDRDGRPLYVLRLGQMDTKGLVRALGEEVLLRQVLLINEEGLQRCQENTKVFGCPISCWTCLVDLEGLNMRHLWKPGVKALLRIIEVVEANYPETLGRLLILRAPRVFPVLWTLVSPLIDENTRKKFLVYAGNSYQGPGGLVDYINKEIIPDFLGGDCMCDIPDGGMVPKSLYRTAEVLESEENRLLTDSIYKSASIFKGAPYEMLIEITEASSVINWDFDVSKGDVIFSIYHSKRAPQPPKKDTLGAHGITSLGAVNTQLIDRNWLLGKDYSMVEKALTCREGESVQGSHVTRWPGFYILQWRFHSYPACAASSLPRVDDVLASLQVSSHKCKIMYYTEVLASHDFRGSMTSLESSHSGFSQLSAATTSSGQSHASSTISR, from the exons ATGGTGCAGGAGTACCAGTCCCCTGTTCGGGTCTACACGCATCCATTTGAGTTAATAATGGCG GCCTATATGAGGAGGTTTCCTAAATGCCCCCTGATTCCAGTGTTTGTAGGCAGTGAGGTCATCAGTGAGACCCAAAGCAAGGATGGATCCACGCTAGTCACTGAGAGGCGCTGCATGATTGACATCGATGCCCCACGGCTCCTCAAACGG ATTGCCGGCGTAGACTACCTCTACTTTATCCAGAAGAACACTCTGAATCGCAGAGACAGGACGCTCCACATCGAGGTCCGCAACGAGACCTTTTCCAGCAGAGTCATTGTCTGCGAGTGCTGCAACTACACG GTTCATCCAGAGAATGAAGACTGGACCTGCTTTGAACAGATTGCTAGTCTGGATATAAAGTCCTTCTTCGGCTTTGAGAGCACAGCAGAGAAGCTAGCAATGAAGCAGTACGCTAGCAGCATTAAGAAG GGCAAAGAAATTATTGATTACTACCtcagagagctggaggaagaaggTGTAACTCGCATGCCTCGCTGGACACCACCTGTCACCTCTGACACGTCCAAGCTGAAGCTGATGCCCCCCACCGCTCCCAGAGCCAGCCCAGGCAAGGCGGCTAAGAACAGGCCTTCCAGTAAAGACTCTCCGACGGAGCTTCCGGTCGGCTCTCCAGATG ACAAACTGGATGCTGACTACATTAGACGTTACCTAGGTGATTTGACGCCTCTGCAGGAGAGCTGTCTTATTCGCCTGCGCCATTGGCTCCAGGAAAACCAGAAGGGCAAG ATTCCAAAGGATCAGCATGCGTTGCGTTTTCTGAGAGCCAGAGATTTCAACCTTGATAAGGCCCGGGAGTTCTTGTGCCAGTCGCTGACGTGGAGGAAACAGCACCAGGTCGATTTCCTGTTGGACACATGGGAACGCCCTCAGCTGCTTCAGGACTACTACACCGGAGGCTGGCACCACCACGACAGAG ATGGCCGCCCTCTGTACGTCTTGCGCCTTGGACAAATGGACACAAAGGGGTTGGTGAGAGCACTGGGAGAGGAGGTGCTACTGAGACAG GTCCTGTTGATCAACGAAGAAGGACTGCAGCGTTGTCAAGAAAACACCAAAGTCTTCGGCTGCCCCATCAG CTGCTGGACCTGCCTGGTGGATTTAGAGGGTCTCAACATGCGTCACTTGTGGAAGCCAGGCGTGAAGGCTCTCCTGAGAATCATCGAGGTGGTGGAGGCCAACTATCCCGAGACTCTGGGTCGCCTCCTCATATTGAGGGCACCCAGAGTGTTTCCAGTGCTCTGGACCCTG GTCAGCCCCTTGATTGATGAGAACACCCGGAAGAAGTTCCTTGTTTATGCTGGAAATAGCTACCAGGGCCCGGGAGGACTAGTTGACTACATTAACAAAGAAATAATCCCTGACTTCCTGGGAGGAGACTGCATG TGTGACATCCCTGATGGAGGCATGGTCCCCAAATCTCTTTACAGAACAGCAGAAGTGCTGGAGAGTGAGGAAAACCGCCTGTTGACTGACTCGATCTATAAGAGCGCCAGCATTTTCAAAGGTGCCCCATATGAG ATGCTGATTGAGATCACAGAAGCCTCCTCTGTCATCAACTGGGACTTTGACGTATCTAAAGGAGATGTGATTTTCAGCATCTATCATTCCAAGAGGGCCCCACAGCCTCCTAAGAAAGACACCCTGGGAGCCCATGGAATCACGTCTCTCGGGGCCGTTAATACTCAGCTGATAGACAGGAACTGGTTGCTGGGGAAGGACTACAGCATGGTGGAGAAAGCTCTCAcctgcagggagggagagagtgtACAG GGTTCCCACGTAACCCGCTGGCCAGGCTTTTACATCCTCCAGTGGCGTTTCCACAGCTACCCGGCCTGCGCCGCCTCCAGCCTGCCCCGCGTTGATGATGTGCTGGCCTCGCTGCAGGTCTCCTCCCACAAGTGTAAGATTATGTACTACACAGAGGTGCTGGCTTCTCATGACTTCAG GGGATCAATGACCAGTCTGGAGTCTAGTCATAGTGGATTCTCACAGCTCAGTGCTGCCACGACATCCTCCGGCCAATCACACGCCAGCTCCACCATCTCAAGGTAG